A window from Chryseobacterium vaccae encodes these proteins:
- a CDS encoding DUF6646 family protein: MKKLLFVFMISFFGTAAYAQAWTGKGDQKIQLGLNAWGYGTGVTGTYDYGLNKLISIGAGLNAYFGDYKDNDKDNRVFVFGRLNFHLQEALGLPSKWDIYPGVDLGVLGKDFGIGAHIGARYYFTEKVGVFAEVGNNGSLGVSFNL; encoded by the coding sequence ATGAAGAAATTGCTTTTTGTGTTTATGATCTCTTTTTTCGGAACAGCAGCCTATGCTCAGGCGTGGACGGGAAAAGGTGACCAGAAGATTCAGCTGGGACTTAATGCCTGGGGATACGGAACAGGAGTAACAGGAACTTATGACTACGGGCTAAACAAACTTATATCCATAGGAGCCGGGCTTAATGCATATTTCGGCGATTATAAAGACAATGATAAGGATAACCGTGTTTTTGTTTTCGGAAGACTGAACTTTCACCTTCAGGAGGCTCTTGGACTACCTTCCAAATGGGATATCTATCCGGGAGTTGATCTTGGGGTTTTAGGAAAGGATTTCGGGATCGGAGCGCATATCGGAGCCCGATACTATTTCACTGAAAAAGTGGGTGTTTTTGCCGAAGTGGGCAACAATGGCAGTCTGGGAGTTTCTTTCAATCTGTAA